A stretch of the Metopolophium dirhodum isolate CAU chromosome 8, ASM1992520v1, whole genome shotgun sequence genome encodes the following:
- the LOC132950975 gene encoding troponin T isoform X4 — MSDEEEVYTGDGDPEFVKRQELKSSALDEQLKEYIQEWRKQRSKEEDDLKKLKEKQAKRKVMRAEEEKRMAERKKQEEERRQREVEEKKQKDIEEKRKRLEEAEKKRQAMMAALKEQTNKSKGPNFTISKKEGALSMTSAQLERNKTREQIEEEKKISLSFRIKPLTIEGFSVQKLQFKATELWDQIIKLETEKYDLEERQKRQEYDLKELKERQKQQLRHKALKKGLDPEALTGKYPPKIQVASKYERRVDTRSYDDKKKLFEGGLEEMIGEKSESNWNRKYEQFMKRSRRRLPKWFGERPGKKKDDPDTPEEEELKKNEEDEEPFGLPSDEEAEEEVEEEEEEEEEEEEEEEEEEEEEEEEEEEEEEE, encoded by the exons ATGTCTGACGAAGAAGAAGTGTACAc TGGAGATGGAGATCCCGAATTCGTTAAG AGGCAAGAATTGAAATCCTCAGCCTTAGACGAACAGCTTAAAGAGTACATTCAAGAATGGCGCAAACAACGGTCAAAGGAAGAAGACGACTTAAAGAAGTTGAAGGAAAAACAGGCCAAGCGCAAGGTGATGCGAGCGGAAGAAGAGAAGAGGATGGCCGAGAGAAAAAAGCAAGAAGAAGAACGCAGACAAAGAGAAGTGGAGGAAAAGAAACAAAAGGACATTGAAGAAAAACGTAAACGTCTGGAAGAGGCCGAGAAAAAACGCCAAGCTATGATGGCTGCTCTCAAGgaacaaacaaataaatcaaaAGGACCCAACTTCACCATCAGCAAAAAAGAAGGC gcgTTGAGTATGACATCTGCCCAACTTGAACGCAACAAGACCAGAGAACAGATCGaagaagaaaagaaaatatCGTTGAGCTTCAGAATCAAACCGTTGACCATTGAAGGTTTCTCTGTGCAAAAACTCCAATTCAAAGCCACTGAACTCTGGGACCAGATCATCAAGCTGGAAACAGAAAAGTACGATTTGGAGGAAAGACAGAAGAGACAAGAATACGAC TTGAAAGAGTTGAAAGAACGTCAAAAGCAACAGCTCCGCCACAAGGCTCTGAAGAAGGGTCTTGACCCCGAAGCCCTAACCGGCAAATACCCA CCCAAGATCCAAGTCGCTTCCAAGTACGAGAGGCGAGTGGACACGAGGTCCTATGACGACAAAAAGAAGCTGTTCGAAGGA GGTCTGGAAGAGATGATAGGAGAAAAGTCCGAGTCTAACTGGAATCGTAAATACGAACAATTCATGAAAAGAAGTAGAA GACGGTTACCGAAATGGTTCGGCGAACGTCCGGGCAAGAAGAAGGATGACCCAGACACACCCGAAGAGGAAGAGCTCAAGAAGAACGAGGAAGATGAAGAACCGTTCGGCCTACCTTCCGACGAAGAAGCTGAGGAAGAA GTCGAAGAGGAAGAAGAGGAGGAAGAAGAAGAGGAAGAGGAGGAAGAAGAGGAGGAAGAGGAAGAAGAAGAGGAAGAGGAAGAGGAAGAGgaagaataa
- the LOC132950975 gene encoding troponin T isoform X2: MSDEEEVYTDSEEETQPEPEKSKDGDGDPEFVKRQELKSSALDEQLKEYIQEWRKQRSKEEDDLKKLKEKQAKRKVMRAEEEKRMAERKKQEEERRQREVEEKKQKDIEEKRKRLEEAEKKRQAMMAALKEQTNKSKGPNFTISKKEGALSMTSAQLERNKTREQIEEEKKISLSFRIKPLTIEGFSVQKLQFKATELWDQIIKLETEKYDLEERQKRQEYDLKELKERQKQQLRHKALKKGLDPEALTGKYPPKIQVASKYERRVDTRSYDDKKKLFEGGLEEMIGEKSESNWNRKYEQFMKRSRRRLPKWFGERPGKKKDDPDTPEEEELKKNEEDEEPFGLPSDEEAEEEVEEEEEEEEEEEEEEEEEEEEEEEEEEEEEEE; this comes from the exons ATGTCTGACGAAGAAGAAGTGTACAc TGATTCCGAAGAGGAAAC GCAACCGGAGCCTGAAAAAAGCAAAGA TGGAGATGGAGATCCCGAATTCGTTAAG AGGCAAGAATTGAAATCCTCAGCCTTAGACGAACAGCTTAAAGAGTACATTCAAGAATGGCGCAAACAACGGTCAAAGGAAGAAGACGACTTAAAGAAGTTGAAGGAAAAACAGGCCAAGCGCAAGGTGATGCGAGCGGAAGAAGAGAAGAGGATGGCCGAGAGAAAAAAGCAAGAAGAAGAACGCAGACAAAGAGAAGTGGAGGAAAAGAAACAAAAGGACATTGAAGAAAAACGTAAACGTCTGGAAGAGGCCGAGAAAAAACGCCAAGCTATGATGGCTGCTCTCAAGgaacaaacaaataaatcaaaAGGACCCAACTTCACCATCAGCAAAAAAGAAGGC gcgTTGAGTATGACATCTGCCCAACTTGAACGCAACAAGACCAGAGAACAGATCGaagaagaaaagaaaatatCGTTGAGCTTCAGAATCAAACCGTTGACCATTGAAGGTTTCTCTGTGCAAAAACTCCAATTCAAAGCCACTGAACTCTGGGACCAGATCATCAAGCTGGAAACAGAAAAGTACGATTTGGAGGAAAGACAGAAGAGACAAGAATACGAC TTGAAAGAGTTGAAAGAACGTCAAAAGCAACAGCTCCGCCACAAGGCTCTGAAGAAGGGTCTTGACCCCGAAGCCCTAACCGGCAAATACCCA CCCAAGATCCAAGTCGCTTCCAAGTACGAGAGGCGAGTGGACACGAGGTCCTATGACGACAAAAAGAAGCTGTTCGAAGGA GGTCTGGAAGAGATGATAGGAGAAAAGTCCGAGTCTAACTGGAATCGTAAATACGAACAATTCATGAAAAGAAGTAGAA GACGGTTACCGAAATGGTTCGGCGAACGTCCGGGCAAGAAGAAGGATGACCCAGACACACCCGAAGAGGAAGAGCTCAAGAAGAACGAGGAAGATGAAGAACCGTTCGGCCTACCTTCCGACGAAGAAGCTGAGGAAGAA GTCGAAGAGGAAGAAGAGGAGGAAGAAGAAGAGGAAGAGGAGGAAGAAGAGGAGGAAGAGGAAGAAGAAGAGGAAGAGGAAGAGGAAGAGgaagaataa
- the LOC132950975 gene encoding troponin T, skeletal muscle isoform X1, protein MSDEEEVYTDSEEETQPEPEKSKDGDGDPEFVKRQELKSSALDEQLKEYIQEWRKQRSKEEDDLKKLKEKQAKRKVMRAEEEKRMAERKKQEEERRQREVEEKKQKDIEEKRKRLEEAEKKRQAMMAALKEQTNKSKGPNFTISKKEGALSMTSAQLERNKTREQIEEEKKISLSFRIKPLTIEGFSVQKLQFKATELWDQIIKLETEKYDLEERQKRQEYDLKELKERQKQQLRHKALKKGLDPEALTGKYPPKIQVASKYERRVDTRSYDDKKKLFEGGYMETTKESMEKQWTEKSDQFGGRAKGRLPKWFGERPGKKKDDPDTPEEEELKKNEEDEEPFGLPSDEEAEEEVEEEEEEEEEEEEEEEEEEEEEEEEEEEEEEE, encoded by the exons ATGTCTGACGAAGAAGAAGTGTACAc TGATTCCGAAGAGGAAAC GCAACCGGAGCCTGAAAAAAGCAAAGA TGGAGATGGAGATCCCGAATTCGTTAAG AGGCAAGAATTGAAATCCTCAGCCTTAGACGAACAGCTTAAAGAGTACATTCAAGAATGGCGCAAACAACGGTCAAAGGAAGAAGACGACTTAAAGAAGTTGAAGGAAAAACAGGCCAAGCGCAAGGTGATGCGAGCGGAAGAAGAGAAGAGGATGGCCGAGAGAAAAAAGCAAGAAGAAGAACGCAGACAAAGAGAAGTGGAGGAAAAGAAACAAAAGGACATTGAAGAAAAACGTAAACGTCTGGAAGAGGCCGAGAAAAAACGCCAAGCTATGATGGCTGCTCTCAAGgaacaaacaaataaatcaaaAGGACCCAACTTCACCATCAGCAAAAAAGAAGGC gcgTTGAGTATGACATCTGCCCAACTTGAACGCAACAAGACCAGAGAACAGATCGaagaagaaaagaaaatatCGTTGAGCTTCAGAATCAAACCGTTGACCATTGAAGGTTTCTCTGTGCAAAAACTCCAATTCAAAGCCACTGAACTCTGGGACCAGATCATCAAGCTGGAAACAGAAAAGTACGATTTGGAGGAAAGACAGAAGAGACAAGAATACGAC TTGAAAGAGTTGAAAGAACGTCAAAAGCAACAGCTCCGCCACAAGGCTCTGAAGAAGGGTCTTGACCCCGAAGCCCTAACCGGCAAATACCCA CCCAAGATCCAAGTCGCTTCCAAGTACGAGAGGCGAGTGGACACGAGGTCCTATGACGACAAAAAGAAGCTGTTCGAAGGA ggTTATATGGAAACCACTAAAGAATCGATGGAAAAACAATGGACAGAAAAGAGTGACCAATTTGGTGGCCGCGCTAAGG GACGGTTACCGAAATGGTTCGGCGAACGTCCGGGCAAGAAGAAGGATGACCCAGACACACCCGAAGAGGAAGAGCTCAAGAAGAACGAGGAAGATGAAGAACCGTTCGGCCTACCTTCCGACGAAGAAGCTGAGGAAGAA GTCGAAGAGGAAGAAGAGGAGGAAGAAGAAGAGGAAGAGGAGGAAGAAGAGGAGGAAGAGGAAGAAGAAGAGGAAGAGGAAGAGGAAGAGgaagaataa
- the LOC132950975 gene encoding troponin T isoform X3 yields MSDEEEVYTGDGDPEFVKRQELKSSALDEQLKEYIQEWRKQRSKEEDDLKKLKEKQAKRKVMRAEEEKRMAERKKQEEERRQREVEEKKQKDIEEKRKRLEEAEKKRQAMMAALKEQTNKSKGPNFTISKKEGALSMTSAQLERNKTREQIEEEKKISLSFRIKPLTIEGFSVQKLQFKATELWDQIIKLETEKYDLEERQKRQEYDLKELKERQKQQLRHKALKKGLDPEALTGKYPPKIQVASKYERRVDTRSYDDKKKLFEGGYMETTKESMEKQWTEKSDQFGGRAKGRLPKWFGERPGKKKDDPDTPEEEELKKNEEDEEPFGLPSDEEAEEEVEEEEEEEEEEEEEEEEEEEEEEEEEEEEEEE; encoded by the exons ATGTCTGACGAAGAAGAAGTGTACAc TGGAGATGGAGATCCCGAATTCGTTAAG AGGCAAGAATTGAAATCCTCAGCCTTAGACGAACAGCTTAAAGAGTACATTCAAGAATGGCGCAAACAACGGTCAAAGGAAGAAGACGACTTAAAGAAGTTGAAGGAAAAACAGGCCAAGCGCAAGGTGATGCGAGCGGAAGAAGAGAAGAGGATGGCCGAGAGAAAAAAGCAAGAAGAAGAACGCAGACAAAGAGAAGTGGAGGAAAAGAAACAAAAGGACATTGAAGAAAAACGTAAACGTCTGGAAGAGGCCGAGAAAAAACGCCAAGCTATGATGGCTGCTCTCAAGgaacaaacaaataaatcaaaAGGACCCAACTTCACCATCAGCAAAAAAGAAGGC gcgTTGAGTATGACATCTGCCCAACTTGAACGCAACAAGACCAGAGAACAGATCGaagaagaaaagaaaatatCGTTGAGCTTCAGAATCAAACCGTTGACCATTGAAGGTTTCTCTGTGCAAAAACTCCAATTCAAAGCCACTGAACTCTGGGACCAGATCATCAAGCTGGAAACAGAAAAGTACGATTTGGAGGAAAGACAGAAGAGACAAGAATACGAC TTGAAAGAGTTGAAAGAACGTCAAAAGCAACAGCTCCGCCACAAGGCTCTGAAGAAGGGTCTTGACCCCGAAGCCCTAACCGGCAAATACCCA CCCAAGATCCAAGTCGCTTCCAAGTACGAGAGGCGAGTGGACACGAGGTCCTATGACGACAAAAAGAAGCTGTTCGAAGGA ggTTATATGGAAACCACTAAAGAATCGATGGAAAAACAATGGACAGAAAAGAGTGACCAATTTGGTGGCCGCGCTAAGG GACGGTTACCGAAATGGTTCGGCGAACGTCCGGGCAAGAAGAAGGATGACCCAGACACACCCGAAGAGGAAGAGCTCAAGAAGAACGAGGAAGATGAAGAACCGTTCGGCCTACCTTCCGACGAAGAAGCTGAGGAAGAA GTCGAAGAGGAAGAAGAGGAGGAAGAAGAAGAGGAAGAGGAGGAAGAAGAGGAGGAAGAGGAAGAAGAAGAGGAAGAGGAAGAGGAAGAGgaagaataa
- the LOC132950974 gene encoding T-complex protein 11-like protein 1, with product MSSEDTSNNDQDNKSTPNRPIPGARQEMLSNITAASPPRFLSLPEIMVAAKQLEDIALVHEIAVNENFKLEPQEHPNNSLMKQVKDTMHKAFWELLREQLNSDPPVYSQAMILLSEIQISLSSLLLDQHTKLKEDIAQVLDVESIQNQIDNDSLDFEYYTKFILNLMSKICAPVRDDSIRALSLLNDPVDIFKGITETLSLMKLDMANFTITAQRRALNACSADYERDKFAEYLKVQPDALNLTAEWFKRHINFEKTAEPYHDIVARAYMEIFDWNENVIFPEALSLDKDRYLATNKMLNLLILAASTFIVTISTTNSIIPRDMNFKNDLKEFILRVIKHNDFNNNVIPSIVKQIVHHCNTYMCRLNPDGLPVSPDMVNTLETQVLSIQNPDNKIRTLVEKRFKEFIAAVISSDNAVPQQCPLGLSAFKNELAAVTGSFLHLITYNRKVFTTFYDEILKNLLNQCDFP from the exons ATGAGTTCAGAAGATACATCCAATAATGATCAAGACAATAAATCAACACCAAATAGACCAATTCCTGGAGCTCGTCAAGAAAT GTTAAGTAATATAACTGCTGCGTCGCCTCCAAGGTTCTTGTCATTACCTGAAATTATGGTAGCTGCTAAACAATTGGAAGATATTGCTCTTGTTCATGAGATAGCAGtcaatgaaaatttcaagttgGAGCCTCAAGAACATCCAAATAAcag TTTAATGAAACAAGTCAAAGACACGATGCATAAAGCATTTTGGGAGTTGTTGCGTGAACAATTAAACAGTGATCCTCCTGTATATTCTCAAGCTATGATACTTTTATCAGAAATTCAAATA agcTTATCAAGTTTGTTGTTAGACCAACATACTAAATTGAAAGAAGACATTGCTCAAGTTTTAGATGTAGAGTCTATACAAAATCAGATAGACAATGACTCTTTGGATTTtgaa TATTATACCAAGTTTATACTGAATTTGATGTCAAAAATATGTGCTCCAGTAAGAGACGATTCGATACGTGCTCTATCTCTATTAAATGATCCTGTTGATATATTTAAAGGAATAACAGAG ACTTTGAGCTTGATGAAACTTGACATGGCAAATTTCACGATAACTGCACAACGACGAGCATTAAATGCCTGTAGTGCTGATTATGAACGAGATAAATTTGCAGAGTATTTAAAAGTTCAACCAG atGCATTAAACTTGACTGCCGAATGGTTTAAACGCcacattaattttgaaaaaactgcTGAACCTTATCACGATATAGTTGCAAGAGCTTATATGGAAATATTTGATTGgaatgaaaatgttatattcCCAGAG GCTTTATCATTAGACAAAGATCGATATTTGGCAACAAATAAAATGCTAAATCTTTTGATACTGGCAGCATCTActtttattgtaacaatatcaACAACTAATTCCATTATTCCCAGAGACATgaatttcaaaaatgatttaaaagaGTTTATTTTACGCGTCATTAAACATAATGATTTCaacaa tAATGTCATACCAAGTATTGTAAAACAGATAGTTCATCACTGTAATACATATATGTGTAGACTTAATCCAGATGGACTACCTGTTTCACCAGATATGGTCAATACACTTGAAACTCAAGTCTTGTCGATCCAAAACCcagacaataaaataagaactcTAGTtg AGAAGCGTTTCAAGGAGTTTATTGCTGCAGTCATCAGTTCTGACAACGCAGTTCCTCAGCAATGCCCACTTGGCTTGTCTGCATTCAAGAATGAATTAGCAGCCGTTACCGGCAGTTTTTTGCATCTTATCACATATAACAGAAAAGTATTTACCACGTTTTatgatgaaatattaaaaaatcttcTGAATCAATGTGATTTTCCTTGA
- the LOC132950976 gene encoding probable dolichyl pyrophosphate Glc1Man9GlcNAc2 alpha-1,3-glucosyltransferase: MTSSLHVVITCVKLLLLPSYFSTDFEVHRNWLATTYSLPISQWYSANHSEWTIDYPPLFAWFEYFLAQIAAFVDIDMLSIHNRNYSSNATVFFQRLSVIITDFVFYYGSRKCAQSIALLVKSPKTKKKKHMDESKISVFVIELLLIANVTLLLIDQIHFQYNGFLFGILLVSISHILKGENYRGAFWFTVLLNFKHIYLYLAPAYFVYLLKHFCFRKNVQFAMKRLIKLGLIVLGVSSISFGPFVFNGQIVQVFKQLFPFKRGLSHAYWAPNFWALYNAADIGAKIT; this comes from the exons ATGACGAGTTCCCTACACGTCGTCATAACGTGCGTGAAGTTGCTCCTGTTGCCATCCTA TTTTTCGACCGATTTCGAGGTGCATCGCAACTGGCTGGCCACAACGTATAGTTTGCCTATATCACAGTGGTATTCAGCTAACCATTCGGAATGGACCATCGACTATCCGCCACTTTTTGCGTGGTTCGAATACTTCTTGGCTCAAATTGCTGCTTTTGTTGATATTGACATGTTATCGATACACAATCGTAATTACTCGTCAAACGCCACCGTATTCTTTCAGCGACTTAGCGTCATCATTactgattttgttttttattacgGATCTCGgaa atGTGCTCAGTCAATTGCATTACTTGTGAAATCGCCcaaaactaaaaagaaaaaacatatGGATGAAAGTaaaatttctgtttttgtcaTTGAACTTTTGTTAATAGCCAATGTGACATTATTGCTTATTGACCAAATACACTTTCAGTACAATGGCTTTCTTTTCGGAATCCTACTTGTATCAATATCACACATTTTAAag GGTGAAAACTATAGAGGTGCATTTTGGTTTACGGTTCTGTTGAATTTCaagcatatttatttatatttggctccagcatattttgtatatttattaaaacacttttgttttagaaaaaacGTACAATTTGCAATGAAAAGACTTATAAAATTAGGTTTAATTGTTCTCGGTGTATCTAGTATATCATTTGGACCTTTTGTATTCAATGGTCAAATTGTACAG gtTTTTAAACAGCTATTTCCATTCAAACGAGGTTTGTCACATGCCTATTGGGCACCAAACTTTTGGGCCCTATATAATGCAGCTGATATTGGTGCTAAAATTACAT aa